GTGGGTCGCCAAGGGCGCCGACGAGACGATCCCGCACGCTCACGATGCCTCCAAGAAGCAGCGGCCGACGATGCTCACCACCGACCTTTCGCTGCGCCTCGACCCGGCCTACGAGAAGATTTCACGGCGCTTCCTGGATAATCCCGACCAGCTCGCGGATGCCTTCGCCCGCGCATGGTTCAAGCTGACTCACCGCGACATGGGACCGCGCGCCCGCTACCTCGGTTCGGAAGTGCCCGCTGAAGAACTGATCTGGCAGGACCCGATTCCGGCAGTCGACCACCCGCTGGTCGACGAGCAGGACATCGCCTCGCTCAAGCAGAAGATCCTGGCGTCGGGGCTGCCCGTGTCGCAACTGGTGTCGACGGCCTGGGCGTCGGCGTCCACCTTCCGCGGTTCGGACAAGCGCGGCGGTGCCAACGGTGCGCGTATTCGCCTCGCCCCGCAGAAAGACTGGGCCGTCAACCAGCCCGAGCAACTGTCGAAGGTACTGAAGGTCCTCGAAGGCATCCAGAGCGAGTTCAACGGCGCGCAGTCCGGCGGCAAGAAGGTGTCGCTCGCCGACCTGATCGTGCTGGCCGGTAGTGCCGGCATCGAGCAGGCGGCAAAGAGCGCCGGCCATGAGGTGACGGTGCCGTTTGCGCCGGGACGCATGGACGCCTCGCAAGACCAGACCGACGTGGAATCCGTCGGCGCGCTCGAACCCGTCGCCGATGGTTTCCGCAACTATCTGAAGGGCAAATTCAGTGTCCCGGCTGAGGCATTGCTGATCGACAAGGCGCAATTGCTGACGTTGACGGCGCCGGAAATGACCGTGCTGATCGGCGGCTTGCGCGTGCTGAACGTCGGGACCGGGCAGAATCCGCAAGGCACCTTTTCCGACAAGCCAGAAACGCTGACCAACGACTTCTTCCGCAACCTGCTCGACATGAGTGCGGAATGGAAACCGGTCTCGCCGGCCCGTGACGTCTTCGAGGGGCGTGACGGTAAAACCGGCACGGTGAGGTGGACCGGTAGCCGCGTCGATCTGGTGTTCGGTTCGCATGCCCAGTTGCGGGCGCTGTCCGAGGTCTATGCAAGCGAGGACGGCAACGAGAAATTCGTCCGCGACTTCGTCGCCGCGTGGGTCAAGGTGATGAACCTCGACCGGTTCGACCTCGCCTGAGCGGGCGCCGCGGTTCCGTCAGGGTTGCCGCCCTGACGGGACGCTGCCCCATCGGGTGAAGATAAACTGCCAGGTTACGGTGCGAGCCCCGTTGTATCGGAGCCGCACCGTGTGTTTTTGCGCGAGACGAGGCGCGAGTGTGCGAGAGTGGCGGATGGGCGAAACCCTATCTCAAGGTCGAGAGCCCGTGCACCGCGCCGTCGACAATCACGGCGCTACGGTCAACGACTTGAGGAGCCGGGTCAATGGGAAGCACCAGCGCAGTTGCGGCAGCGGCAATCGCCTTTCTGGGCAGTCACTTTCTCCTCTCCCATCCGCTGCGCAGACCGTTGGTCGGCGCAATCGGCGAAGCGGCATTCCTGGGTGTCTATTCGCTGGTTGCGTTCCTGACGCTCGGCTGGCTAATCGTGGCTTACGTAAAGGCGCCCCTCTCCACACCGCTATGGCCGGTAGGAGACGGGCTCTGGGCGGTTGCGACCGTGGTCATGCTGATCGCGTCGATCCTGCTGATGGGTTCCCTGATCCGCAATCCGGCGCTGCCCACCGGCGGCCGGCCCGGTTCGTTTCCCGACGCCGCCCGCGGCGTGTTCGCGGTAACACGCCATCCGATGATGTGGTCGTTCGCGCTGTGGGGTCTGTGTCACATCGCCGTGTTCCCGGTAGCCAAGAACATCATTCTTGCAGCGGCCATGGTGATCCTCGCGCTCGTCGGCGCCGCGCTGCAGGATCGGAAGAAGGAGCGGCTCCAGCCCGATCTCTGGCCCGCATGGGAATCGCAGACCAGCTACCTGCCGTTCGCGGCGATCGCCGCCGGCCGCGCGCGGCTGGGCGGGTTCGGCATGCACGCGCTGTTGGGCGGTCTCGTCGTCTGGCTCGCGGCGACCTGGGCTCATATCCCGCTCACCGGCTGGGCCGCCGGCATCTGGCGCTGGCTGTAGACGCAGCCTCGTCAGTGCCGTCGCTTAAACCCCGCTTCATGCCATTGCATGTCGGCTCGATGTGAACAGCTCTTTGCTCGTCGAGGTGAAATCGGCTGCCTGAAGTGGAACCGTATCTGAACCGCAGATCGAACGCTTCTCGCCGGCTCGGGCCAGGATGCGCGCCATGTGCACATAGAAATGCTGCAGTTGTTTCGCGTCCGAAGCGGCTGGTTCGAGGTCGAACACATCTTCGAGCACGCGGCGCGAGACGTAGAAACGTTGAAGTCCGTGGACGATGCGAATCTGAAAGACGACGCCGTCACTATTGTGCGGCACCGCTGCCCAAATGAGCGAATGGCTACCCATGGAGCCCCCGTAGATCATGTCGGATCAATAATTCGTCAATTCATGTTCGCATATCTCAGTGAACGGCGAATCTTTTCAAAATTGTGACGCTTCATGATTCGACATTTTTACCACGGTCGACATATTGCAGTGCAGCAAAATACCTGTAGACTGAAGACGGGGCAACTGCAATTGTGCACCCACGGTCGCAATATGACGGGAGAATGCGCCATGACGACTTCTCAGTCTTCACACACCCCAACCGTCCCTGAATTGCATGTCTTCGAGCAAGCCGGAGGCTGGCATTGGGGCATCACAGTCCCGCGCGCGAAGGGAAGCGGATTCAAACTGATCGCCTTCAGCGAGACAACCTTCGCGGTTGAGGACGCCGCTCGCACGGACGGGAGCCAGGCGTTGGAGAGCCTTGCGGATAGCGGTGCACGCGACCGGATCACTACCGACGTCGCGTGAGTTCAATCGGCCTTCGATCGTCGGCGCCACGCTGCATGCGAAGTTCGCCGCTGCACCGACGCCACAATATTGTCACACTTTAAAACGACGATCGATGCTTGCACCGTCCCTGGACTGGACGGGCGGCACGGCGAAGACATTCTGTCGCCGTCCCGACGATAGTGACCGCTGTGTGGCCGCCCTTCGCCCGATCCAGGCATGCGACGTGCTCCACATGACGGCGAAAAACATGAGAGACACCGTGAAGCAACGAGCGACTGTTGTCTGCCAGCTTGGCAGGCGAATCCTCCTGGTCAGCCGGGATGGCACCCGTTGGTCGATACCTGGCGGCAAGCCCGAGACAGGGGAAGATCTTCGTGAAACCGCGATGAGAGAATTGGTGGAGGAAACGCGCCTTCATGCAATGGACATGCGGTACCTGTTCGGCTTCACCGGCATCCACACCTGCCACCATGTATTTGTCGCAACGATTGCCGATGGCGACCAGCCAGTGCCCAGCAACGAAATTACGCGTTGTACCTGGGCGAAGGTAACGGAGGTGGGCAATCTGCCGGTCAGTACT
The nucleotide sequence above comes from Paraburkholderia aromaticivorans. Encoded proteins:
- the katG gene encoding catalase/peroxidase HPI, which encodes MSSEAKCPFNHTAGGGTTNRDWWPKQLRLDLLSQHSSRSDPLDGSFNYAEAFKTLDLAAVKTDLAALMTDSQDWWPADFGHYGPLFIRMAWHAAGTYRIGDGRGGAGRGQQRFAPLNSWPDNVSLDKARRLLWPIKQKYGQKISWADLLILTGNVALETMGFKTFGFAGGRPDTWEPDQDVYWGNEKTWLGGDVRYGKGAAGDEDDGGVIVADVEKHGEEVSRDDNGRNLENPLGAVQMGLIYVNPEGPDGNPDPLAAAHDIRETFARMAMNDEETVALIAGGHSFGKTHGAGPADNVGPEPESADLENQGLGWKNSYGSGKGADTITSGLEVTWTTTPTKWSNNFFENLFKYEWELTKSPAGANQWVAKGADETIPHAHDASKKQRPTMLTTDLSLRLDPAYEKISRRFLDNPDQLADAFARAWFKLTHRDMGPRARYLGSEVPAEELIWQDPIPAVDHPLVDEQDIASLKQKILASGLPVSQLVSTAWASASTFRGSDKRGGANGARIRLAPQKDWAVNQPEQLSKVLKVLEGIQSEFNGAQSGGKKVSLADLIVLAGSAGIEQAAKSAGHEVTVPFAPGRMDASQDQTDVESVGALEPVADGFRNYLKGKFSVPAEALLIDKAQLLTLTAPEMTVLIGGLRVLNVGTGQNPQGTFSDKPETLTNDFFRNLLDMSAEWKPVSPARDVFEGRDGKTGTVRWTGSRVDLVFGSHAQLRALSEVYASEDGNEKFVRDFVAAWVKVMNLDRFDLA
- a CDS encoding NUDIX hydrolase; its protein translation is MLAPSLDWTGGTAKTFCRRPDDSDRCVAALRPIQACDVLHMTAKNMRDTVKQRATVVCQLGRRILLVSRDGTRWSIPGGKPETGEDLRETAMRELVEETRLHAMDMRYLFGFTGIHTCHHVFVATIADGDQPVPSNEITRCTWAKVTEVGNLPVSTSTKGIVEVLAMASNGASRLPSDCNQAAAIGVHFSR
- a CDS encoding NnrU family protein, producing the protein MGSTSAVAAAAIAFLGSHFLLSHPLRRPLVGAIGEAAFLGVYSLVAFLTLGWLIVAYVKAPLSTPLWPVGDGLWAVATVVMLIASILLMGSLIRNPALPTGGRPGSFPDAARGVFAVTRHPMMWSFALWGLCHIAVFPVAKNIILAAAMVILALVGAALQDRKKERLQPDLWPAWESQTSYLPFAAIAAGRARLGGFGMHALLGGLVVWLAATWAHIPLTGWAAGIWRWL